The Streptomyces cathayae DNA segment TCGCCTCGCGCAGCGCGCGACCGAGCGCGGCCCGGCGGCCACCGCCTCCGGACATGTCCGGGTTCAGGTCCACGTACAGGTCGCTGCCGACGCGTTCGGCTGGATTGACCCATGAATCAGCCACGGGAATGCACCCTACACAGGGTCTTTCGGGTGCGTAGCGTGGTGGTCATGAGGACGGGGGGACGGAGTGAGGCCGGGATCCGGAGACGGCCCGGACATGGCCCGGGGCTACCCGGGCGGACCTGCTCCCCGCAGTTCACCGACCGACCGCAGCCGAGGAGAACCTCATGAACGCGTCCGCCCGCCCCGTCCTGGTCCGTGCCGGTTCCGCCGAGACGTTGCAGGACGGGGCCACCAGTCTCATCACGCTGCTCGCCGACTCCGACCGGACCCAGGGGGCGCTGACGGCCAACCGGGCCGGTCTGCGCAAGGGGTCGCCGGGCGCTCCCGCCCACTTCCACACCAAGGCGACCGAGATGTTCTTCGTGCTCGGTGGCAGCCTGCGGGTACTGCTGGGCGACCGGATCATCACCCTGGAAACCGGCGACTTCGTGACGGTGCCGCCGCGGCTGCCGCACGCTTTCGCTCCGGCCCGGGGCGAGGAGGCCGACGTGCTGGTCGCCTTCACCCCCGGTATGGACCGCTTCGACTACTACCGTCTGCTGGAGCGGGTCCACCTGGGGGAGGCCACCGTCGAGGACATCAAGGCCAGTTCCGAGCAGTACGACAACCATTACTACGCCAGCTCCCTCTGGGAGGCAGAGCTGGCCGGCGACTGACCGGCGACCGGTCGGGGACCGACGGCCGGCGGCCGGCCGCCGGCCGTCAGTCCCGCTGGTGCAGGCGGCGGTCCATCGCCAGGGAGAGTTCGGCGTCGACCACGCTGCGGGCCAGGGGGCGCAGGCGGTGGACGGCGTCCTCGGGGGCGTGGCGGAGGATCAGCTCGGCGAAGAGGCCGGCCATGGTCTCGGCGTGGGCGCGGACCTCCCGGCCCGCACGCAGCACCTCGGCGAGCGGGATGCCCTCACGGACCAGGGCGGAGGAGACCTCCAGCAGGCGGCGGCTGATGTGGACGATCTCCTCGCCGTCGGTGCCGAGGTAGCCGAGGTCCATCGCGGCGGCGAGGTTCTCCGGGGTGACCTCGCCGGTGAAATGGTCGGCGAGTTCCTCGGGGGTGAGGCGGACCGGGGTCTCCTCGGTGGGAGTGTCCATGCCGAGGAGGTCGCCGACGTCGCGGCCGTGGTCGAAGGCCTCGGCGAGTTCCGCTATGCCGTTCAGGGTGTGGCCGCGCTCCAGCAGGGCCGTGATGGTGCGCAGGCGGGCCAGGTGCCGGTCGTCGTACCAGGCGATGCGGCCCTCGCGGCGGGGCGGCGGGATCAGCTTGCGTTCGCGGTAGAACCGCAGCGTGCGCACGGTGATCCCGGCCCGTCGGGCCAGCTCCTCCATGCGGTACTCGCGCCGCTCACCGGATCCTGCGTTCTCCTCTGCCACGCCAGCAGCCTAGGGCCTGCGCGCCGGACGGGCCC contains these protein-coding regions:
- a CDS encoding cupin domain-containing protein; translation: MNASARPVLVRAGSAETLQDGATSLITLLADSDRTQGALTANRAGLRKGSPGAPAHFHTKATEMFFVLGGSLRVLLGDRIITLETGDFVTVPPRLPHAFAPARGEEADVLVAFTPGMDRFDYYRLLERVHLGEATVEDIKASSEQYDNHYYASSLWEAELAGD
- a CDS encoding MerR family transcriptional regulator, whose translation is MEELARRAGITVRTLRFYRERKLIPPPRREGRIAWYDDRHLARLRTITALLERGHTLNGIAELAEAFDHGRDVGDLLGMDTPTEETPVRLTPEELADHFTGEVTPENLAAAMDLGYLGTDGEEIVHISRRLLEVSSALVREGIPLAEVLRAGREVRAHAETMAGLFAELILRHAPEDAVHRLRPLARSVVDAELSLAMDRRLHQRD